The DNA segment AAGCGCAACGTCTGTATTTTTATCTGTTGACTGAAGTGTGCCCTGGCTGAAAATTCTAGTAGTTGAGTTGATACTAGTTCCTAGTCCTATCTGAGTAGCGTTCATACCGCCACGCTCACCTTGTGGTGCTGTGGCGACGGTTGGGGTTTGGCTTATGATATCGGCAAAATTTGCACGAGAGTATTTAAAACCAACGGTATTTACGTTTGAGATATTGTTTCCCTCTACGTCCATAGCTATTTGGTGTGCCTGAAGCCCTGTCACACCAGACCAAAGTGATCTCATCATAGTTTATCCTTTAAAATTTTAATCTTTCAAAGGAGTAAGCAAAAGGCGTTCCAAATTTAAAGCAATATAGCTCCTAGTGTCGCGCCGATGATAAGAGGGATATTAAAAAACATAAACGTAGGCACGCATGTATCGTAAATATGGGCGTGTTTTCCGTCTGCATTTAGCCCAGATGTAGGTCCTAGCGTGCTATCACTAGCAGGGCTACCAGCGTCCCCAAGGGCAGCTGCAATGCCTATAAGCAAAATAATCGCAGGAGTATCAAGTCCAAGTGATACAGAAAAAGGCACGTATATAGAGGCGATAACTGGTATCGTGCCAAAGCTAGAGCCTATGCCCATAGTGATTAGCAAACCAACAATAAGCATAAGAAGCACTCCAACGATCTTACTACCTGCGATCAAACTAGCAAATTTCACAAGCTCTTCAATACCACCACTCTCTCTAAGAACAGCGCCATATCCAGCAGCCACAAGCATTATAAAAGCTATAAAAGCCATCATCGCAAGACCTAGGCTCATAACCTCATCTACCTTATCATACTCAATGCCTTTAAAAACTATCATAACCACAAGCCCACTTAACGCACCAAGTGGCATAGACTCTGTGTAAATTTGAATACCAAAAGCCACAACCGCACCAGCTAAAACCGCCCACTCTTTTCTAGTCATAGTCGCATTTAGACTCTGTGTCAACATCTCATCGCTAACGCCATAATCTCTTTGTCTGCCATAAAACAGCACCGCCAAAAATAGTCCAACCAACATAGACGCTCCGCCTATCCACATAACGCTTTGAATATCTGAAATGCTCACATTTATGCCGTTGTTTTCAAGCTCTTTTTTAAGTATGTTATGAAAGAGCAAACCAAAGCCAACGCTTAGGCTGACATACGGTGCTTTTAAACCAAAAGTAAGTGCGCACGCCACGGCACGGCGATCTAGCTTTAGTCTGTTAAAAAGTGGCAAAAGCGGTGGTATGAGAACTGGGATAAAAGCTATGTGAACTGGTATTAAATTTTGCGACAAGCAAGATATAGCAGCGATACTAAGGACTAAATAGGTTGATTTTTTGCTTAAAATTTGACTGATTGCGTTTATTAAAATAGCCGTTAAATTTGTCCTAGCAATAGCAGAAGCCAAAGCTCCAAGCAAGATATAACTAAGCGCCGTTTCAAGGTTGCCCTTCATTCCGCTAATTAAAATAGACGTCGTATCTACGATACTAATACCGCTCATCACACCCGCAACGAGTGCTGAAATAAGTATGGCTAATAAGATATTAAATCTCATCAAACACAAAGCCGTCATAACTAAAATACTGATAACTACGGGATTTGTAAGCATTTTTATCCTTTTTATTTTATTATATCCAAAAATGCTTTTTAAATATTTTAATAATGAAAATTTTAAATTTATTATACAAAGAGTGAGTAAAACTAGATTTTTTTAATGACAGCAGAGGTGTTTGTGATAATATCGTGAAAATTTAGCCTATCTTTTCTAAAAAAACACAGCAATAACCCAACCACACTAAAACCAGCCAAAATAAAGCAAATGTAACGACATAGTGCGTAAAAAAAGCTTATCTTGCGTCCAGTTTTTAGGTTGATTAGATAAATTTGTTGTGCTTTATAGCCTGGTGTTTGGGCTTTAAAAGCAAAAAATAGCGAAACAATCACGCCAAAAAGAGCGTTGCATATAAAAATAGCAATTTGTGAGCTTTTAAAATCATCTTTCCCGTCAAGCACAACATAGGTCGTAATATACAAAATAGGCATTAAAATGATAAACATATCAATCACAAATGCCTTAAAACGCATAAAAATCGGTGCGATTGTCGCCTTTTGTTTTGACATTTTTAAAATTTAGTTTCCGCGACTTCCAGGCTTAACGGCGACGCTACCACCTTTACAAAGCGGGCACTCATCTGGCGTGTAAATTTCAAACTCAAAATTTCCTAAGGCAAAAAGTGGCTTATCAAAAGGTAGTTTGCACTCGTTTTTTCGCTCGGTTTTTATGTTTGCAAGTGAGCAAAATCCACGATTTGCAAGGGCAGCAAATGCCACGACTTTACCACCTAGGCTCTCAATGATTTTTGCACTCTCTAACGCAGAGCCACCAGTGGTTATAATGTCCTCACAGATTATAAATCTCTCGCCTTTTTTTACCTCAAAACCACGCCTAAGGCTCATCACTTTATCCACTCGCTCAGTAAATATAAAGCGTTTTTTAGCGGCACGTGCTAGTTCATATCCAGCTAAAATTCCACCCAAAGCAGGCGAGCAAACGCTATCAAACTCCACGCCATTTTGTGCTATCACACACGCTAACTCATCAGCCAAACGCCCCGCTAAAATCGGATCTTCAAGCACCTTTGCACTTTGTAGGTAAAATTCCGAGTGGTTGCCACTTGAAAGCAAAAAATGTCCTTGCAGATATGCCCCAGCGTCCCTGTAAATTTGCTCTATGTTCATTTTCAGACCTTTAAAAGCTCTGCTTCTTTCTCTTTTACGATTGTATCGATCTTTGTGATATAGCTATCAGTGATTTTTTGCACTTCATCTTGTGCTTTTTTACTCTCATCTTCGCTTATGGCTTTGTCTTTTTCTAGCTTTTTAACCTCGTCATTTGCGTCTTTTCGTACGTTTCTAACGCTAACTTTTGCCTTTTCGCCCATTGCTTTTGCGTGCTTTGCGTTCTCTTGGCGTTGCTCAATTGTCATTGGAGGGAAAAATAGTTTTACGCCTTCGCCGTCAGAATTTGGATTTACGCCGATATTTGCCGCTTGGATAGCTGATGAGATTGTCTTTATCATTGACTTCTCCCAAGGTGTTATCGTGATAGTTGAAGCGTCGGTTGCGATAACAGTGGCAACTTGATTTAGCGGAGTTTGTGAGCCGTAGTAATCAACAAAAACGTGATCAAGAACACTGATATTTACCTTGCCAGTTCTAAGCGTCGTAAAGTCGCGTTTTAAAGCCGAGATCGCCTTTTCGTTGCCGTCTTTTTGTTTAGCATAAATTTCATTCAACATTATTTATATCCTTAACTAGAATTTTTGTAGTGGTTTTGCGTCCTATTTTTAGTGAAATTCTCACTTTATACTTATCAAGTGGATTTTTAAATTTGTAGTAAAAAACTCCATCTTTTATATCCACGCTCTTATACGAGCTAAGCCCTGAAACAAAAAACTTGGCTTTTGTGGCGTTTTTATCATCCACAATGATACTTAGCTCATCGATGACGTTATTTTTTGGATAGTCTTTTGGAAATATCCACTTTGCGTCAAGATACTCATCAGCGAAGGCAACGTCCATACTTGTTTCATCTTTAAGCGGAGTTCGATTTAGATCAAACCTGTCGCTTTTAGCCGAAACCGCCCCCGTATTTTGGTTTAAAAGTGCTTCAAAGCCAAATTCCTTTGCCTTTTTTATCACTCTTTCATCATATTCGCCATACGGATATGCAAAATACTTGGGCTTTTTGCCCATATATTTTTCAAAAACAGCTATGCCGTCACTAAAATCCTGCTTTAACCTATCGTCATCTAGTCCAACCATATGCAAATGTGCGTATGAGTGATACTGAATATCTCCATATTTAGACGTCTCTTTAATCTCATCAAAACTCATATAATCGCCATATTTTCTAGCACTTGCCTCGACATAAACAAACAGAGTAAATGGATAGCCATACTCTTTAAATACTGGCAAACCATTGCGGTAAAAGCTCTTATAGCCGTCATCTACAACTAGCACGACCCAGTTATTTGGTACATCTTCGCCATTTTTTAATCGCTCCACCATCATCTCTAGCGGGACGACTTCATAGCCTTTTTGCTTGATATAATCAAACTGCTTACGCAAAATTTCTGTCGAGATATTTGTGCTAGAGTGCTTTGGGTCATCAAAACGATGATAGACAAAAATATGAGCATCTGCAAATGCAAATACAAACCCAAATACGAGTAAAAACAGAATCCGCATTATTTCGCGTCAGGTGCAGTAGGAACTGCGCTATCTTTTGCTTTTGGCACTATGCTTTGTATATTTGCACTATCAATTAATGAACGCTTCATCTCTTTGTTATAAGAGTAGCCAAGCATTAGCGTGTTTAAAACAAATATGACCGCAACGACAAAGGTAAATTTTGCCAAAAATCCAGCTGGACCTTTTGCACCAAAGAGGCTTTCGTTACTACCACTATATGCTCCAAGCCCGATAGATGAGCTTTTTTGAAGTAAAACGGCTATCGTAATGATGACCGCTAAGACAAACTGCAACACTAAAAATAATGAACTCACGTGATTTCCTTTGAAATTTTTAGGGCTGATTATACAAAAAAAGTTTTAAAATTTTAATAAATCTCTTTTTCAATCTCGTAAAGTTCGTAGCGTATGCTTTTAAAAAGCTCTGAATACTCTAAATTTACGATTTTAAAGCACTCTTCAAGCACACGCGCACTCTCTTGTGCTCTTTTAAAATTTGCCGTGATTATGTCGTTTAAATCGGCTCTTTTTTGCTCATCTTTTGTGCTTGATTTTAGCACATCATTTGTGCTATCTCTAAATTTTATGAAGTCATTTTGTGGGATTTTTGCTTTGTGGCGAAGTGTTTTGATTTTTAGGGCTAGGGCTTTGTCGTTAAAGCCATATCTTTTTATGTCCTCAACGACTCTAAGCCCCTCTTTTAGTCTATTTAAATTTGCGTCTATAACTCTATAAACGTTACTCATCACGTCCAAAAATACCTAAAATTTGAAGCAATGAAGTAAATAAATTTACAAAGTCAAGATAAAGTGCAACCGCACCCTCAACTGGCGTTTCATAGTTGCCACGAATGATATTTTGTGTATCATAAAGTATGTAAGCACTAAATAAAATCGCAGATATACTTGCAATCACAAGCTGAAACATTGGGCTTTGCGTGAAAATGTTTATCAAACTTGCAACCACAACAACGATAAGTGCGATAAATAGCATTTTACCCATTGTCGTAAAGTCGCGTTTTGTATTCATAGCAAAAATGCTAAGTCCGCCAAAAGCAACGGTCGTAAGCGTAAATGCCTGAGCTACGATAGCCGCACCACTTGGCATACCCAAAATCGCATAAAGTAGCGGAGTAAGCGTAAGTCCGCTCATAAATGTAAATGCAAATAGCAAGATTAGATTTAGCCCTGCCTTGCGTTTTGCTGCCATTAAGGCAAATAGTGTGATAAACTCAACTATCACAATACCCCAGAACAAAAATTTGTTTTGGATTAGCGTTGCAGCCAGAAAGTAAATTCCAGTGTAAGCACCAGCTGTAGCTGCTAAAAGCGAAGCGGCAAAAAGCTGATAAGTCTGCTTGATAAACGCACTTAGGTTGCTTTGCGCGTAGGTTTGTTCTATCTCACGCTCTTGCGTGTAGTTTCTGTTGTATAAACTCATTTTTTCTCCTTTTTAATTTTTTTGTGAAATTTAGCAAAAAATAGGTAAATAAAGAGTAAAAATTTTCTTAAAAAATCTGTTTTTAGCTATTTTAAACAAAAAACTGATAAAATAAACACAAAATAAATAAAAACAAGGTAAAATTTTGTTTGATTTTAAAGAAATTTCTGAAATTTTTACAAATTCGCTTGGCAAAAATGCCGATGAGATTAACGCACTTGGCGGTATGACAAACTCAAACTTTCTAATCACTTCAAATGGCGAAAAATTCGTGCTTAGAGTGCCGGGCAACCGCTCAAATCAAATCATAAAACGAGATGATGAAAAACTAAATCAAACAATCGCTTCAAATTTCGGATTTAACGTAAAAACGGCGTTTTTTGATGAAGTTAGCGGGATAAAAATCACGGAATTTTTATCAAATGCCATAACCCTAAAACCAGCCACACTAAGGCAAAATAGTGAGAAAATAGCTAAAATTTTAAGCAAAATTCACAGCTCAAAAATGGAGTTTAAAAATGATTTTAACCCATTTTTACAGATGAAAATTTATCTAAATCTAGTTTCAAACGAAACGGCATTAAAATTTAATGGATTTTTAACAGCACTTGAAATTTTTAACGATTTAGAGCAAAAATTAACAAAAATCAATCAAAAATTTTACTCTAAAAATACCATCTTAGTTCCAACTCACGGCGATTTAGTGCCTGAGAATATCTTAATGTGCGATGAGAGAATTTTCATCATTGACTGGGAGTATTCAGGGCTAAATGACCCAGCTTGGGACGTGGCTTCTTTGTTTGTTGAAAGCGATTTTTCAAATGATGAAGAAGAGCGATTTTTGGGGCTTTATGGGGCAGATTTAGGACTAAAATCAAAGATAGAAATTTATAAAAGTGTGCAAGATATTTTATGGACGGCTTGGAGTTTGGTTAAAATCTCAAACGGCGATGAAAGCTACACAAACTACGCTAAAAAACGGCTAAAATCGGCATTAGAAAGGGTGTTATGAGCGGATTTTTTGCCGCACTTTTTAGTGGGATTTTATGGGCGTTTGACGGCACGATTTTGGCAAAAATTTCGCTAAATCCGCTAGTTTTGGCATTTTTGCACGACTTTTTAAGCTTTTTGGTTATCTTTTTGTTAATTATTTTTTTAAATAAATTTAAATATATATTTATAATTAAAAGACGCTCGTTAATAATCACTGCCCTAGCCTCATTTTTTGGCGGTTTTATCGGTATGGGCTCGTTTGTTTTAGCCATTTCTTACGCAAATATCGGCTTTGCAGCGGTGTTTAGCTCACTTTATCCCGTAGTTAGCGTGGTTTTAGCAAATTTTATTTTAAAGCAAAAGCTTAGCAAGACCGGACTTTTTGGGCTAGGCTTAGCCGTAGTTAGTAGCGTTGGGCTTTGTTTTTTAAGCTATAACGTGCATTTTAGCCTACTTGGTGCGATTTTTGGACTACTTTGTGCCTTTGGCTGGGGTGCTGAATGCGTGGTGATAAACTTAGCCCTAAAAGATGAGCTAAGCCCCTTAAATGCGTTGTTTATAAGGCAGGGTGTAAGCAGTATTTGCCTGTTTTTATTAGCCGTGTTTTTAGGATTTACTATCAATTTTGAAAGCGAGTTTTTTGGCTTTAAAAGTCTATTTTTAGCTGCAATTTTTGGTGCGTTTTCATACCTGCTTTACTACTTTGGTATCACTAAAATCGGCGCTTTAAGGGCAATGGGACTAAATATCTCATACTCATTTTGGGCGATTTTAATCGGCTTTGTTTTGGGCGGCGAATTTTCAATAGTTTTAGCCATTTTTGCCGTGCTAATTATCATCGGCTCACTGCTTACAAATTTATAAGGATTAAAATGAATGCAATCATCTTAGCTGCTGGGTTTGGCTCACGGCTTAAAGAGCTAACAAAAAGCAAACACAAGGCACTTTTTGATATTTTAGGTGAGCCAAATATTGAGCGAACGATAAAATTTCTAAACGAGCGAGACATTAGCGAGATTTACGTAATCACCGGCTATTTAAGCGAAAATTTTAGCTATTTAGAGCAAAAATTCGGAGTAAAACTCATTAAAAATGAGAATTTTCACGCCTCAAACAACCTAGCTTCATTTGCCCTTGCTTTGCCTTATTTTGGCGATAGTTTTGTTATTGACGCTGATGTTGTGCTTTTAAAAAATATCTTTCAAATCCGCCAAAATTCGCACTACTACACGACAATTAGGGCAAACTCACAAAAGCCAGAGTGGATTATCAAAACGCAAGAAAATCGCGTCGTTGGCATTGAAATTTCAGCACTCAATGCCCCTTCGCTTCTTGGCATTAGCTACTTTAATAAAACCGATGCAGACGTGATAAAACGCCACATTTTATCGCTTGAAAAAAGTGCGTTTTTAGACCCTAAAAAATATTACGATAACGCCGTTTTAGACGTGATTAGCGATATAAATATGGGCTTTTTAAACGTTCCGAATGAGCTTGTTGGCGAGATTGATGATAAAGATGATTTAGATGAATTAAATTTAAAAATAAAGAGGCTAAAATGCGAAAATTAAATGATAATGAGTGTAAAAAAGTAATGCTTGAAATGGCAAATGTAATTCACGAAATTTGCCTTGCAAACGATATAAAATACTCACTGGCATACGGGACTTTAATCGGTGCAATCAGGCACGGTGGATTTATACCTTGGGACGATGATTTTGATATATTTTTAACAAGAAAAAACTATGAAAAATTGATAATGGCTTTAAAAAAGCTTGATGATTTTTACCTGCTTGATTTAAACGTGGATGGTTACAATCTAAATTTTGCAAAGCTCTGTCATAAAAGATATGTCGGCGAGTTTTTAGATAAAAAACACGAAATTTATTTTAGAAAATTTGGCATTTTTATTGATATTTTTTGCCTTGATGAGATTAATAAAGACCAAAAAGATAGCCACTTTTTAAAATTAAAAAAGCTACTTAAAAAGATTGAGATCGCTAGTTTCCCAAATTATGACTATAAATATAAAAGCAAAGCTAAAAAAATTGTCAAGAAAATCACTCATTTTCCAAGATTTTTATACTATAAATTCTTTGAAAAAAGAGAAAAACTAATCAAAAAATATCAAAAATTAGAGAAAATTTTTAACGGCACAAATCAAGAAAATTTAGGGATTTTATCTACTGGATTTAAAGAAATTTATCAAAAAAGCGACTTTGATGACTACGTACTTTGCGATTTTGAAAATACAAAGCTTATGATTATCAAAAACTATGATGAAATTTTACGAACATATTACGGCGATTATATGCAGTTACCACCAGAAAACGAGCGTGTCGGACACCACCCTTACGCATTTTTTGACACCAAAATTTAGCTTTAAACCTACTTTTGATATAATCGGCTCAAATTTGTGTTAAATAGGAGTTTTATGAAAGCTTTATTAGAAGGTGCTGTAAGCTTTATGGAGGACGGATTTTTAGAGCACGAAGAGCTATTTAAAAGTCTGAAGCATAACCAAGATCCAAAGGTACTTTTTGTCACCTGTACCGACTCTCGCGTAGTGCCAAATCTCATAACAAACGCGCTACCAGGCGATCTTTTTACAATACGAAATATAGCAAATATAGTGCCTCCATACCGCGTGAGTGATGACTTTTTAGCTACAACCTCAGCCATAGAGTACGCTCTGCAAGTGCTAAATATAAAAACTATCATCATATGCGGACACTCTGATTGCGGCGGTTGTAAGGCAATTTATCAAGATGAAAGTAAATTTGTAAATACACCGAATTTAAGAAACTGGATAAAACTAATCGAACCTATAAAAACCGAAGTTTTAAAATTTACAAGCGACGATCCGGCCAAAATAGCGTGGTTAACAGAGCGATTAAATATCATAAATTCCATTGAAAATTTACTAACCTATCCAAACGTTGAGAGCGATTTTGACGCTGGAAAGCTTGAAATTTATGGTTGGCACTATATCATTGAAACGGGTGAAATTTTTAGCTACGATTTAAAAACCAAAAGCTTTAAGCTACTAGCAGTAAGGTAGATTATGAAATTTTGGCTTTTGCTTTTTGCGTTATTTACGTTTGTTTTTGGTGCTGAAGATAATAATACTATCGTGCAAATCACAGAGCAATTAGAGCAACTAAACTCACAAATAAACATACTAAAGGCTCAAACCGACTCAAACTCAAGCAAGGCAAATTTAGCTATCTTAAATGATAAAAAGGCAAAGTTGCTTGAGCAAATACCATTTTTCATAACTCAAATTTCTATAAAAGAGAGCGAGATAAAGAAATTTAGAGTCAAAAAGGCGGAGTTAGAAAAAATAGTCAAGCGATATGAAAATAGCCAAAATAAAACCGCTTACGTCCAAAATGCAATCGAGCTTGAGAGTATGAATATCGCACAAGCCTACTACACAACGTTAATAGAGCTTGAGGAGATGTTTAAAAACGGCACACACGCAAAGGCTATAAGAGAGCTTATAAATTCTGGACTTTTGACACTCCAAACCAACTCATACACAAATATCGAGGAGTTAAAATCACTTGATACAAACAAATTTGACGCTCAGATAAATGCCTTGCAGCTACAAAAGCAAAGCAGTGAAGAGGTTTTAAACTACTTAAAAACAAATGCTGATCTTCTTAGCTCAAACAGCATACTTTCAGAGCTAAATTTAACAACGGCAATAGAGTTTATCAACAAACAAATTCCAACTTTAGCGTCTAAATTTAATATTGGAAAAAGTGTCATCATCTTTGCTGTATTTGTATTTTTCATATCGCTTACGAGAATTTTGGCAAAACTCACATATTTGGTGCTTACAATACTTTCAAAGCAAGATGGCACCGATGAAAAAGAGCAAATTTTAATCATCGTCAAACGTCCGATAGCGTATTTGCTTATCATATATGCACTTAAAATTTGTGTAGGCGTTGGCTTTTATCCAGTTCCTATACCAATTAGTATCGCAACTGCACTATCCATAGCATACATTTTAGGTTTTGGTTGGTTAGCACTCACTATGCTTAATGGCTATGGATTAATAATCATAAGCGAACTAACAAAAAAGAGTGGACGCAAAGAGGTTATAAATTTAATCATAAAAATCATATATTTTATAATCATAATAATCACCATACTTTTAATCCTTGCACGACTTGGTTTTGATATTTCAGCAATTATCGCTTCACTCGGTATTGGCGGACTTGCCGTGGCGTTTGCAGCAAAAGATATTATCGCAAATTTCTTTGCCTCAGTTATGCTTTTGTTTGATAACTCATTCTCTCAAGGCGACAGAATAGTTTGTGGCAACATAGATGGCACAATAGTTGAGATAGGGCTAAGGAAAACATCTATAAGAAGCTTTGATAACGCCCTGATATTTGTCCCAAATTCAAAACTAGCAAGTGAGCCTATCATCAACTGGTCTAGAAGAAAAGCTGGGCGACTTATAAATATGACAATTGGACTTACTTACGACTCAAAACCCGAGCAAATTTTAAAGTGTATGTCAGAGATAAAAAGTATGCTTTTGGCAAATCCAAAAATTTCAAAACCAGATAATGGTGGTAGTTTTATAAGCGATAACAGAAGGCTAAAATTTAAGCAAAATATAGTAAGCATTGATGATCTAGCAGGTTATAAAAATGAACTTTATGTGGCTTTAGATAAATTAAATGATAGTTCTATTGATATTTTGATATACTGCTTTACAAAAACGACCATAAGGGCGGAATTTTTACAAGTTCAGCAAGAGATAATTTTAGGTATTATGGATATAATTGCCAAAAATAACCTTAGCTTTGCATTTCCTAGTCAAAGTCTATATGTTGAAAATAGCGATAAAAACGAGTTGCCATTTGTAGCAAAACAAGATGAAAGGAGTGAGGTATGAGCCAGTTTGAAGATGAGTTCGAAGAAGAACTTGAAGAGATCGAAGATGAAGAGTATGAGAACGAGCGTAGTTATAACTATGACGAAGATGACTACGAGTACGATGACGGCGACAGCGACGAAGATAGTTACGACAGCTACTAATGTTTAGTGTTCTTGATAAAACAAACTATATCGAGTATAAATCAGCAGATGGCATATATCGATTTTTGCTCGATATGGTCGTTGTGTTTAACATTTTAAGCACGTCGATATTTTTTATCCTAAATCATACGTTGATGTTTGTATCTGCTATTTTAGTGATCATAACACTCATCGTAAGAGTAAGATACAGCTATAAATATAAAAATTTCAGCATACTTTGGGTGCATTGTAATGTCATATACATAAGCGTATCCTCAACCGCAATACTGGGCTTTAGCAGCGGTTTTTATCTATGTTTGGTGCTTCTTGTATATTCACACTATTTTTGCACGTTTAATAACAAAATTTTCTCATACGCCATATCTTTGGGTGAGTTAGCAATCCTAATAGCAATGAAGCCAAATTTCCAAAATAGCTATGGTTTGCCACAGTGGTTTAGCAATATGTCGTTTGTCATCTGCTCTTTAATAGTGTTTTTTGTCATCATTAGGCTTGGAATGTTTGCAAATTTCTTAACAACAAGCTCGTATAAAGAGCTAAAAGATGAGAGAGACGAGCTTGAGCGTCTTTCAAAACACGACTACTTAACAGGACTTTTAAACAGGCGAAGTATCGAGCATATCATAAAATACAAGCCTAAAATTTTCAAAAAGCCAAATTCTGTCTTGATAATGGGCGACATAGATAACTTTAAATTCATAAACGACACTTACGGACATAACTGGGGCGATAGGGTACTTCAAGATATTGCAACGACTCTAAAAAAGATATTTAGAAAAGATGACTTTATTTGTCGCTGGGGTGGAGAGGAATTTTTAATAATAATCCCAGAGGCAAACATAGAGTTTATCCACAGCCTACCAAAAAGACTTTTAAAAAACATAAGCAACAACAAACTACCAAGCGGTGCGTCCGTGACGATGACCTTTGGTATGGTAATATTTTTAAACGGCTTTGATGATAACTTTGCGCAGATGATTAAAAAGGCGGATGAGCTTTTGTATCGTGGCAAAAAAAATGGCAAGGATCGCGTGGAGATGGAGATACAAAAATGATACAAAATTTATCAATGCACAAAATCAGCTCCACAACAGCCATAAAAATCACAAATGTCCTTATTTTACTATCGCATATCTTTTACCTTGCGATGTTTTACGCGTTAGGCGACAACGCGTTGATGACCTTAAACATATTCTCAGTTTGTATCTATATTTTTATAACCGCCATATCATTTTATGATGATGAAAATTTGAAAATTTCACTTGCAATTACTCAGTTTGAGATAGTTATCCACGCCACTTTATGCTTTATGCGTCTTGGCTGGGGATATGGGTTTGAGCTTTTGTTTTTTGCCTTTATTTTCACATCGCTTTTTACAGATATCAGATACAAGATACTGACAAATGCTCTTATTTTTACCCAAATTTGCATATTTTTTGGTTGCTACTATCTGTTTTATGATGGGACTGTTAAATATGATGGCTGGGAAAATACATTTTTTATCTCAAATGCCGTTGTGGCGTGTTGTTTTGCCATAATAGTTTCACGCCTTTTAGAGCTTTCAAACACTCTTGCCTTTATAAATGCAAGACAAGAAAAGATCGAGATAGAAGAAATTTTAAACCAAGATCCTCTCACAAAACTACAAAATAGAAACGCTCTAAATGCCTTTGTAAAGGAAAATTTAAACAATGAGCGGGATTTTGCAGTCGTGATATGCGATATAGATGACTTTAAAAGGATAAATGACACTTACGGACATAACGCTGGGGATAAGGTTTTAATCAACATCGCAGAGATTTTTAAAAATATCTTTAGAAAAGATGACTTCGTGTGTCGCTGGGGTGGGGAGGAGTTTTTAATAATCCTATGCGATAGCACAGACCAAAAAGCTTTAAGCGTTTTAGAGCGTGTAAGAAATTCCATAAACTCAAGCCATATTTTATATGAAGATACTCAAATTTCAGTTACTATGACTTATGGTGTATCTTGCTATGAAAGCACAAAAGAGCAAAAGGACATATACACGATGATAAAAGAGGCTGACGAGCGTCTATATAAGGGAAAACGAAGCGGTAAAAACTGTATCGTAAACGAGTGATTTAGCCCCAAAAGTGGGGCTAAGGATTAGTTACAACCGCAACCGCAGCAGCCACCGCCCTTGCCGTGAAGGTCG comes from the Campylobacter mucosalis genome and includes:
- a CDS encoding choline kinase family protein; the protein is MFDFKEISEIFTNSLGKNADEINALGGMTNSNFLITSNGEKFVLRVPGNRSNQIIKRDDEKLNQTIASNFGFNVKTAFFDEVSGIKITEFLSNAITLKPATLRQNSEKIAKILSKIHSSKMEFKNDFNPFLQMKIYLNLVSNETALKFNGFLTALEIFNDLEQKLTKINQKFYSKNTILVPTHGDLVPENILMCDERIFIIDWEYSGLNDPAWDVASLFVESDFSNDEEERFLGLYGADLGLKSKIEIYKSVQDILWTAWSLVKISNGDESYTNYAKKRLKSALERVL
- a CDS encoding DMT family transporter yields the protein MSGFFAALFSGILWAFDGTILAKISLNPLVLAFLHDFLSFLVIFLLIIFLNKFKYIFIIKRRSLIITALASFFGGFIGMGSFVLAISYANIGFAAVFSSLYPVVSVVLANFILKQKLSKTGLFGLGLAVVSSVGLCFLSYNVHFSLLGAIFGLLCAFGWGAECVVINLALKDELSPLNALFIRQGVSSICLFLLAVFLGFTINFESEFFGFKSLFLAAIFGAFSYLLYYFGITKIGALRAMGLNISYSFWAILIGFVLGGEFSIVLAIFAVLIIIGSLLTNL
- a CDS encoding NTP transferase domain-containing protein, whose translation is MNAIILAAGFGSRLKELTKSKHKALFDILGEPNIERTIKFLNERDISEIYVITGYLSENFSYLEQKFGVKLIKNENFHASNNLASFALALPYFGDSFVIDADVVLLKNIFQIRQNSHYYTTIRANSQKPEWIIKTQENRVVGIEISALNAPSLLGISYFNKTDADVIKRHILSLEKSAFLDPKKYYDNAVLDVISDINMGFLNVPNELVGEIDDKDDLDELNLKIKRLKCEN
- a CDS encoding LicD family protein, which translates into the protein MRKLNDNECKKVMLEMANVIHEICLANDIKYSLAYGTLIGAIRHGGFIPWDDDFDIFLTRKNYEKLIMALKKLDDFYLLDLNVDGYNLNFAKLCHKRYVGEFLDKKHEIYFRKFGIFIDIFCLDEINKDQKDSHFLKLKKLLKKIEIASFPNYDYKYKSKAKKIVKKITHFPRFLYYKFFEKREKLIKKYQKLEKIFNGTNQENLGILSTGFKEIYQKSDFDDYVLCDFENTKLMIIKNYDEILRTYYGDYMQLPPENERVGHHPYAFFDTKI
- a CDS encoding carbonic anhydrase — protein: MKALLEGAVSFMEDGFLEHEELFKSLKHNQDPKVLFVTCTDSRVVPNLITNALPGDLFTIRNIANIVPPYRVSDDFLATTSAIEYALQVLNIKTIIICGHSDCGGCKAIYQDESKFVNTPNLRNWIKLIEPIKTEVLKFTSDDPAKIAWLTERLNIINSIENLLTYPNVESDFDAGKLEIYGWHYIIETGEIFSYDLKTKSFKLLAVR